A single genomic interval of Oryzias latipes chromosome 3, ASM223467v1 harbors:
- the mettl21c gene encoding protein-lysine methyltransferase METTL21C isoform X1 — METEQCKATEDFNTKQQVDDAELANAIMSRRFQPKFFSSETWEGYNFSDLKIRLKESTEVYGAVLWPSAMVLCHFLETNRDKYNLVDKNVIELGAGTGLVTIVSSLLGAKVTSTDLPDVLGNLQYNVTHNTKGRCKYTPLVTELMWGQNLDQRFPRASHCFDYILAADVVYHHPYLEELMDTFDYLCQENTQILWAMRFRLDPENSFVDRFQKRFHLEELYDLPSLNIKLFRAWRRCKWTSDS, encoded by the exons ATGGAGACTGAACAGTGTAAGGCCACAGAGGACTTCAACACCAAACAACAAG TAGACGATGCCGAACTGGCCAACGCCATAATGTCTCGCCGATTCCAGCCAAAATTCTTCAGCTCTGAGACTTGGGAGGGATACAACTTCTCGGATCTGAAGATCAGACTCAAAGAGTCCACTGAGGTTTACGGAGCTGTTCTCTGGCCGTCG GCCATGGTGCTGTGTCATTTCTTAGAGACCAACCGAGACAAATACAACCTGGTAGACAAAAATGTGATTGAACTTGGAGCAGGAACTGGCCTCGTCACTATTGTTTCCAGCCTTTTAG GAGCTAAGGTCACATCCACAGACCTTCCAGATGTGCTGGGAAACCTTCAATACAATGTAACGCATAACACCAAAGGCAGATGCAAATATACTCCTCTG GTCACTGAGCTGATGTGGGGTCAGAATTTAGATCAGCGTTTCCCTCGTGCCTCTCACTGTTTTGACTACATACTAGCAGCTGATGTGGTGTACCACCACCCTTACCTCGAGGAGCTCATGGACACATTTGACTACCTGTGTCAGGAGAACACACAGATACTGTGGGCCATGCGTTTCCGCCTCGACCCGGAGAACAGCTTTGTGGATCGGTTCCAAAAGCGTTTCCATTTGGAAGAGCTGTATGACCTCCCCAGTCTGAACATAAAGCTGTTCAGAGCTTGGAGGAGGTGCAAGTGGACCAGTGACAGCTGA
- the mettl21c gene encoding protein-lysine methyltransferase METTL21C isoform X2 codes for METEQCKATEDFNTKQQDDAELANAIMSRRFQPKFFSSETWEGYNFSDLKIRLKESTEVYGAVLWPSAMVLCHFLETNRDKYNLVDKNVIELGAGTGLVTIVSSLLGAKVTSTDLPDVLGNLQYNVTHNTKGRCKYTPLVTELMWGQNLDQRFPRASHCFDYILAADVVYHHPYLEELMDTFDYLCQENTQILWAMRFRLDPENSFVDRFQKRFHLEELYDLPSLNIKLFRAWRRCKWTSDS; via the exons ATGGAGACTGAACAGTGTAAGGCCACAGAGGACTTCAACACCAAACAACAAG ACGATGCCGAACTGGCCAACGCCATAATGTCTCGCCGATTCCAGCCAAAATTCTTCAGCTCTGAGACTTGGGAGGGATACAACTTCTCGGATCTGAAGATCAGACTCAAAGAGTCCACTGAGGTTTACGGAGCTGTTCTCTGGCCGTCG GCCATGGTGCTGTGTCATTTCTTAGAGACCAACCGAGACAAATACAACCTGGTAGACAAAAATGTGATTGAACTTGGAGCAGGAACTGGCCTCGTCACTATTGTTTCCAGCCTTTTAG GAGCTAAGGTCACATCCACAGACCTTCCAGATGTGCTGGGAAACCTTCAATACAATGTAACGCATAACACCAAAGGCAGATGCAAATATACTCCTCTG GTCACTGAGCTGATGTGGGGTCAGAATTTAGATCAGCGTTTCCCTCGTGCCTCTCACTGTTTTGACTACATACTAGCAGCTGATGTGGTGTACCACCACCCTTACCTCGAGGAGCTCATGGACACATTTGACTACCTGTGTCAGGAGAACACACAGATACTGTGGGCCATGCGTTTCCGCCTCGACCCGGAGAACAGCTTTGTGGATCGGTTCCAAAAGCGTTTCCATTTGGAAGAGCTGTATGACCTCCCCAGTCTGAACATAAAGCTGTTCAGAGCTTGGAGGAGGTGCAAGTGGACCAGTGACAGCTGA